CGGGCCTGGTCGGCGATGGCCCGACTGATGGCCTGCCGGATCCACCAGGTGGCGTAGGTGCTGAATTTGAAGCCCAGGGTGTGGTCGAACTTGTCCACAGCCCGCAGGAGCCCCAGGTTCCCCTCCTGGATCAGGTCCAGAAAGCTCAGGCCCCGGCCGATGTAGCGTTTGGCCACGCTCACCACCAGGCGGAGGTTGCTGCGGGCCAGCCGGTCGTGGGCTTCCTTGCCCCGGGCGATGATTTCTTCCAGGCGCGCCCGTTCTTCGGGGTCGGTCACCTCTGCCAGTTTCTGCTGGGCCTCGCGCCCTTCGGCGATGCGCCGAGCCAGCTCCAGCTCCTCCTCGCCGGTGAGCAGTGGGTGACGGCCAATGTCCCGCAGATACATGCGAACGGGATCCAGGCTTTGGCCGAGCTCGGGCACGTCCTCGATCAGTTTTTCGATGGGGACGTACTTCTCTTGCTCGATCTCCTCTTCCAGCTTGGTGTCCCGTTCGATACGAGGAATGGGCGCGCTCTCCTCTTCCTCGTCCTCCTCTTCGGGCACGTCGTCAAAGACGTCTTCTTCCTCTTCGTTTTCGCCGAGATGGATGTATTCGTCCAACTCACTTTCCGCCGAGCTCCGGCTCCGCGGTAGGGGCGCTATGGATTCATCGCGCCCGGCGCTGCTGCGATTGGTTACAGTCCGGCGTCGCCTAACCATCTGTCTCCTTTGCCCGTACGGGCAGTTTAGCGAACTTTCACCCCCTGGCTGGGGTGTCCCTGTGCGTGTAGCACCCGACTGAGGCCGACCCACGTCTGTTCGAGATGGGATCGCTCGCGCAAATTACGGTTGTTGACCGAGTAAAGTTCCCGCACAGCATCCCGGTCACCCATCCGTTGCGCCTCGTCCAGCATGAATTTGATGCGGGTATATTCGGCCTGTAGCCGGCGAAGGCGCATGCGCACCACCACCTTCAGCAGGTCTTGCTGTAGTTCCTCCAGGTTACGGTTGGGCAATTGAGCTCCATATTGGAGCAGTTCCGCCAGGCGCCGGTGAAGGTGCCCGGTG
This DNA window, taken from Litorilinea aerophila, encodes the following:
- the rpoD gene encoding RNA polymerase sigma factor RpoD translates to MDEYIHLGENEEEEDVFDDVPEEEDEEEESAPIPRIERDTKLEEEIEQEKYVPIEKLIEDVPELGQSLDPVRMYLRDIGRHPLLTGEEELELARRIAEGREAQQKLAEVTDPEERARLEEIIARGKEAHDRLARSNLRLVVSVAKRYIGRGLSFLDLIQEGNLGLLRAVDKFDHTLGFKFSTYATWWIRQAISRAIADQARTIRIPVHMVETINRQARVKRRLQQELGREPTFEEIALEMDFVEPEAAERIRQAMQEGKPLDPDLERQLERAAAKVRRIQRLSQEPLSLNTPVGNEENSYLGDFIEDDSLPGPSDIASRRLLKEHMQEILDGLSERERKVLIMRFGLEDGITRTLEDVGKEFDVTRERVRQIEAKALRKLRHPLRSRKLRDYLG